In Canis lupus baileyi chromosome X, mCanLup2.hap1, whole genome shotgun sequence, one DNA window encodes the following:
- the USP27X gene encoding ubiquitin carboxyl-terminal hydrolase 27 — MCKDYVYDKDIEQIAKEEQGEALKLQASTSTEVSHQQCSVMGLGEKYPTWEMTKPELELLGYNPRRRRITSSFTIGLRGLINLGNTCFMNCIVQALTHTPILRDFFLSDRHRCEMPSPELCLVCEMSSLFRELYSGNPSPHVPYKLLHLVWIHARHLAGYRQQDAHEFLIAALDVLHRHCKGDDAGKAANNPNHCNCIIDQIFTGGLQSDVTCQACHGVSTTIDPCWDISLDLPGSCTSFWPMSPGRESSVNGESHIPGITTLTDCLRRFTRPEHLGSSAKIKCGSCQSYQESTKQLTMNKLPVVACFHFKRFEHSAKQRRKITTYISFPLELDMTPFMASSKESRMNGQLQLPTNSGNDENKYSLFAVVNHQGTLESGHYTSFIRHHKDQWFKCDDAVITKASIKDVLDSEGYLLFYHKQVLEHESEKVKEMNTQAY; from the coding sequence ATGTGTAAGGATTATGTGTATGACAAAGACATTGAGCAAATTGCCAAAGAAGAGCAAGGAGAAGCTTTGAAATTACAAGCCTCCACCTCAACCGAGGTTTCTCACCAGCAGTGTTCAGTGATGGGACTCGGTGAGAAATATCCAACCTGGGAGATGACCAAACCCGAGTTAGAACTGCTGGGGTACAATCCGAGGAGAAGAAGGATCACCTCCAGCTTTACCATCGGTCTGAGAGGACTGATCAATCTTGGCAACACGTGCTTTATGAACTGCATCGTCCAGGCCCTTACCCATACTCCCATACTGAGAGATTTCTTCCTCTCTGACAGGCACAGGTGTGAGATGCCGAGTCCTGAGCTGTGTCTGGTCTGCGAGATGTCTTCACTCTTTCGGGAGTTGTACTCTGGAAACCCGTCTCCTCACGTTCCTTATAAGTTGCTGCACCTGGTATGGATACATGCACGCCACTTAGCAGGGTACAGGCAGCAGGATGCCCACGAATTCCTCATTGCAGCCTTAGACGTCCTGCACAGGCACTGCAAAGGCGATGATGCTGGGAAAGCTGCCAACAATCCCAACCACTGTAACTGCATCATAGACCAAATCTTCACAGGTGGCCTGCAGTCGGATGTCACCTGTCAAGCCTGCCATGGTGTCTCCACCACCATAGACCCATGCTGGGACATCAGTTTGGACTTGCCTGGCTCGTGCACCTCCTTCTGGCCCATGAGCCCAGGGAGGGAGAGCAGTGTGAATGGGGAGAGCCACATCCCAGGAATCACCACCCTCACAGACTGCTTGCGAAGGTTTACAAGGCCAGAGCACTTGGGAAGCAGTGCCAAAATCAAGTGCGGTAGTTGCCAAAGCTACCAGGAGTCTACCAAGCAACTCACGATGAATAAATTACCTGTTGTTGCCTGTTTTCATTTCAAACGGTTCGAACACTCTGCCAAACAGAGGCGCAAGATCACTACATATATATCCTTTCCTCTGGAGCTGGATATGACCCCATTTATGGCCTCAAGTAAAGAGAGTAGGATGAATGGACAGTTGCAGCTGCCAACCAATAGTGGAAACGACGAGAATAAGTATTCCTTGTTTGCTGTGGTTAATCACCAAGGAACCTTGGAGAGCGGCCATTACACCAGCTTCATCCGGCACCACAAGGACCAGTGGTTCAAGTGTGATGATGCCGTCATCACCAAGGCCAGTATTAAGGACGTGCTGGACAGTGAAGGGTATTTACTGTTCTATCACAAACAGGTCCTGGAGCACGAGtcagaaaaagtgaaagaaatgaatACACAAGCCTACTGA